A window of the Shimia isoporae genome harbors these coding sequences:
- the ttcA gene encoding tRNA 2-thiocytidine(32) synthetase TtcA, producing the protein MLDDLDDIHPLFHGAPSSASFKKLRKRIVRQTREAIEQYGMIERGARWLVCLSGGKDSYTLLAVLHELKWRGLLPVDLLACNLDQGQPNFPATVLPEFLDKMQVPSRIEYQDTYSIVKEKVPAGRTYCALCSRLRRGNLYRIAREEGCSAVVLGHHRDDILETFFMNLFHGGRLATMPPKLVNEEGDLFVYRPLAHVAEADCEKFAKSMNYPIIPCDLCGSQDGLQRQQVKQILDQWERNSPGRRQVMFRALTNIRPSHMLDPKLFDFQGLLTQSLKFDEKDEEVPLFR; encoded by the coding sequence ATGCTTGATGATCTTGATGACATTCACCCGCTCTTCCACGGCGCGCCTTCTTCGGCCTCTTTCAAGAAGCTGCGCAAACGTATCGTCCGCCAGACCCGCGAAGCCATCGAACAATATGGCATGATCGAACGCGGTGCCCGCTGGCTCGTCTGCCTGTCGGGCGGCAAGGACAGTTACACCCTCCTCGCAGTTCTCCACGAGCTAAAGTGGCGTGGCCTGCTGCCGGTCGACCTTCTGGCATGTAACCTGGATCAGGGGCAGCCGAACTTCCCGGCAACCGTGCTGCCGGAGTTCCTCGACAAGATGCAGGTTCCGAGTCGAATCGAGTATCAGGACACCTATTCAATTGTTAAGGAAAAGGTCCCCGCGGGCCGGACTTACTGCGCTCTTTGCTCCCGTTTGCGCCGTGGAAACCTATACCGTATCGCCCGGGAAGAGGGCTGTTCTGCCGTTGTACTCGGCCATCACCGCGACGACATTCTAGAGACCTTTTTCATGAACCTGTTCCACGGCGGACGGCTGGCCACAATGCCGCCAAAGCTTGTGAACGAAGAAGGCGACCTCTTCGTCTACCGCCCTCTTGCGCACGTTGCCGAGGCAGACTGCGAAAAGTTCGCTAAGTCTATGAATTATCCGATTATTCCTTGCGACCTCTGCGGCTCGCAGGACGGCCTGCAACGCCAGCAAGTCAAACAGATTCTCGACCAATGGGAACGCAACAGCCCCGGCCGCCGCCAGGTGATGTTCCGCGCCCTGACGAATATCCGCCCCTCACACATGCTCGATCCCAAACTCTTCGACTTTCAGGGGTTGCTAACGCAATCGCTCAAATTTGATGAAAAGGACGAGGAAGTTCCACTGTTTCGTTAA
- a CDS encoding putative bifunctional diguanylate cyclase/phosphodiesterase yields the protein MPSRSVKIVNSLKSARGQEFLRRRAFPAAIPFLTLAFWAAFGEFGLLMAATLLPLPFLLAPLKAASQAEKDEADFDGLTGLLLQTALERRMDAQMAHLTDVGNATATFSIKIDGFARLRENHGDQTAEEVLRVLANRIRSALRSKDIVARSGDSAFLVSLDPVPNMDLETAIQMANRFQASIEESIPLQMASIYVTCSIGFCLSSRLNRPSATAMIQGAEMAMSEARLSGTSNIRAYTADMGRKVISRRKTQSEAARTLQKDQIKAWFQPQISTDTGEVTGFEVLARWEHPERGILAPVQFLDVLNQTGQMGELADLMTRQALNAVRAWDDAGFHVPCVGVNFAGDELRSPTLVERIQWELDRNELDASRLGIEVLESVIAGAPDDMVVRNVEAIAKLGCNIDLDDFGTGHASISSIRRLPVKRIKIDRSFVTNVDRDTDQQKMIAAIVTLAERLDLSTLAEGVENAAEHAMMSQLGCAHVQGFGIARPMPFEDTIKWMEDHKAKLGPAIQIGQKSG from the coding sequence ATGCCGTCGCGCAGCGTCAAAATTGTTAACAGTCTGAAATCCGCCCGTGGGCAGGAATTCTTGCGCCGCCGTGCTTTTCCGGCTGCCATTCCTTTCCTGACCCTGGCCTTCTGGGCCGCCTTTGGCGAATTTGGACTGCTCATGGCTGCGACGCTGCTGCCACTGCCTTTCCTGCTGGCTCCACTTAAGGCCGCCTCGCAAGCGGAAAAGGACGAAGCCGATTTTGACGGCCTTACCGGCCTGCTTCTGCAAACCGCTCTCGAACGCCGGATGGATGCACAGATGGCGCACCTCACCGATGTGGGCAATGCTACCGCAACTTTCTCGATCAAAATCGACGGTTTCGCACGCTTGCGTGAAAACCACGGCGACCAAACCGCCGAAGAGGTTCTGCGTGTGCTCGCCAATCGCATCCGCAGTGCTCTGCGCTCCAAGGACATCGTGGCTCGCTCCGGTGACAGCGCCTTCCTCGTGTCCCTCGATCCGGTACCGAACATGGATCTCGAGACCGCCATTCAGATGGCGAACAGGTTTCAGGCATCGATCGAGGAGTCGATCCCGCTTCAGATGGCGTCGATCTACGTCACCTGCTCAATCGGCTTCTGCCTCTCCTCTCGCCTGAACCGCCCGAGCGCGACAGCGATGATCCAGGGCGCGGAAATGGCCATGTCCGAAGCCCGCCTGTCCGGAACATCCAACATCCGCGCCTATACCGCAGACATGGGCCGCAAGGTGATCTCACGCCGCAAGACACAGTCCGAAGCCGCACGCACCCTGCAAAAAGATCAGATCAAGGCGTGGTTCCAGCCACAGATTTCCACCGATACCGGAGAGGTTACCGGCTTCGAAGTTCTGGCTCGCTGGGAACATCCGGAGCGGGGCATTCTCGCGCCTGTGCAATTCCTCGACGTGCTGAACCAGACCGGCCAGATGGGCGAACTCGCCGATCTGATGACCCGTCAGGCTCTGAACGCGGTGCGCGCATGGGATGACGCCGGTTTCCATGTACCCTGTGTCGGCGTGAACTTCGCTGGCGACGAACTCCGCAGCCCGACACTGGTTGAACGCATCCAGTGGGAACTCGACCGCAACGAACTCGACGCAAGCCGTCTTGGCATCGAAGTCCTGGAAAGCGTCATCGCTGGCGCACCGGACGACATGGTCGTTCGCAATGTCGAAGCCATCGCCAAACTTGGCTGCAATATCGACCTCGACGATTTTGGCACCGGTCACGCCTCCATCAGTTCGATTCGCCGCTTGCCGGTGAAGCGCATCAAGATCGACCGTTCCTTTGTCACCAACGTCGACCGCGACACCGATCAGCAAAAGATGATCGCGGCTATCGTCACTCTTGCGGAACGCCTTGACCTTTCCACGCTGGCCGAAGGCGTTGAAAACGCAGCAGAACACGCGATGATGTCACAGCTTGGCTGTGCCCACGTACAGGGTTTTGGCATCGCTCGCCCGATGCCGTTTGAGGACACCATCAAATGGATGGAAGACCACAAAGCCAAACTCGGCCCTGCGATCCAGATCGGCCAGAAGTCCGGCTGA